Genomic DNA from Lycorma delicatula isolate Av1 chromosome 5, ASM4794821v1, whole genome shotgun sequence:
GCATAGCCCACAAACTAAACTTTCAATTGACATAGTGTGTTATAGGAAATTTTATATCAGTTGTAGAAGCTTTCCTTAAAAGCGTAGGAATACCATTGATATAACTCAGCATGTCTATTCATATTTCAGCATTCATCCCCATGGATCCCACAACTAGTAGAAAGACAACATATctgttgattaaataaatatttctcttaacaATTAGATCAATAGCACTCAATTTTTCATGGATTAAATTACTGATTCTGCTACAACATACTATGAACTGTCATTTTAAGATATTGCACCAAGAGAACCTGCATGTTTTCTCAGTGAACACTATGAGATGGGTTCCctaattgtttcaaaattttcttcagttcTGGTGGAGTGATTTCAACCaaaagattttattgttaatacagaATCATGCtgatagaaatttttaaacagcATTTCTGTTATCTTTCTACTGGTTGTATATCCATAGGGATGAGTGCTGAAATGTGAATAAAAGACATGCTGGGTTCTATCAATAAATAGTATTGCCACATTTTTAAAGAAAGCTTCTACAACCAATGTAaattatcctttaataaaatatgtcattTGAAATTTTACTCTCTGGGAACAGTTTACTCCCCCCCCTCAATTCATATGGATCTGGCTTATTCTCATAGATGTTTTTAATAATCAGTTCTAAATATATAGAACACTCATAATGgtaatctttcaattttatttaaaatcttaaactgttagattttatttaaaatcttaaattgttagattttatttaaaatgtaaagtttaagattttacttaaaatctaaaattttaacttatttagctATTATAGTTTCAAAAGTGTTGTTTATCAGACAATATCTGcttgttatttcttcttttttcatttatttatttcatctatttactTATCTtcttgcatttatatatttttttcctcagAGTCCACTGATTATGACTGTTTAACCATCAAAGCGGCCATTTACTTTTCAGTCAGTCAACATAATTAAACTTTGTATTCCATTcagaatttataacaataaaaatcccACAAAATGCatggtatataaatatttacttgatataaaatataaatttttatatatttattttaatatataaaatataattagactAGTAAAACTTACGATATTAATTTCCAGTAACTAGTTTTTGCAGTATCCTACATCATCAGttgtattaaaatcaatatatattacattaaaacataatatttaaattgtttgtcaatttattcaaaattgttttatatttttgaaattttgaataatattatgaacTTACATGTACATTTTGCTGTCtggtattgaaaaaatatttatttgtataatttatatatactatagCAATAAGGTATAGAATTGTATGATTTCAAAATGTGAAAGGTATATTTACTTCAACTATACCAAACGAAGTCATTTAAGTTTCATAACTTTCTCTGCTTAAAAATCTTCActctttgaaaaaaatctttatcattaAGGAGTGTCACATGTGAGCATGTGATTTTCATTCTTACATATTATTTTGAGAGTTGATGTGATTTTCATTCTTACATATTATTTTGAGAGTTGACAAGTGTTTTGTTAAGTTGCTTATAACTATTACGAATATGACGTCCAACTTTCATACGATAAATGTTGTGATCATATGAATGGTAATTTAAACGTAGatgatcattatttttcattttgtcacataaaatatttgtttataaaattttcaggtaGCTTgggtttttaaaaagtataatctcaaaatattcattttagctTTGTGATTTGTAATTGTACTGTGTAAtacatttatgttaaattaattgttttgcaGGTGCCTTGTTGTTTCGAATGATATCTCTTATTTTGGGTGAAAATCTATTTCAACAAGGTATAAGTAGTTTTTTTGCAACTAATAAAGATGGATTCATCAATAGTGATCTTTGGAAACTACTTACAATTGCAGGACATAGATCAGGTGCACTATCTATGAATGTAAGATTTCAGGATGTTGTAGATTCATGGGTTGTACTTACTGGATTTCCAGTTCTAGTTGTTGATTATAATAACAATGAGGAAAAAGTTGCTTTACATCAGGTATGCagcttattttactttattaaatgtttcttgTTTTGCATGAATGTGCTTAGTCAAAAAagttgcttttcatttttttggatttcctaatgtttcatcctttttttattagttatcacTGAAAATGAAAGTTATTACTATTCTGTTGTTATTTATAAGATTCTTAACCACTAACCACATTGATACAGGTTGTatcaataaaactgaaataatttattatcagctTCTTTCTCTGATGATATAAAAGGCAAAACAGATCTAACTAAAACTTTGATGAAACATATCTCtgtgtacaatattttcttttcaggaGAAATGAAAGTAAGTAGAAATTGTTTATACATCTTTTTCATTTATCCACCTTGTGACTTTTGATGAAATATGTATTTCGATACGcattttgtaatatacattttgttaTGAGACGTATTATGGAGGTTGTCTGAATTATTGTATCATGGAGTTCACATATTAACCTTAgatacactaaaataaataaaaatatattcctcaTTGCATATTTAAGTATTTCAGAACGTACTGGCAATGTTATAATAATGCATCTTAAAAATGCTAAGAATATACTGACATGGCTAtattgtaatttgaattttttacaccTAAACCTCTATTGTTTAATAGTCTATATTATCATTAGTATTCtacattatcattaaataataatagatgttGATTATTTTTGTCCTTACtagtttttaaagtttcaaattcTTCAAATGCATTGATGTAGAAGCTTTTACATATcatatcttaatataaataaactcatTGTTTGTGTATATGTGATCGTGTGGATGGGTATTTATGTACAAAGCCATCTATGAAGTAAAaggcatttttgttttataacaactctattgtatttaactttttaaatgcatcataatctacattttttaagCTATTTCTCCCCACACTTAACTCATAAGTTCAAACATTACAGGAAATTTAACACCTAAACATTACATTTCATGTACTTACAGGAAATTTATCACTAAGTTCTAATGTGAAATACTGGTTCTCTTTAGATCTGCTTTTTCAGCTGTTTATTAATGAGAGTACGACATTCTGAGCATTGCTCATCATGAACAGATGTCCTCCGTGTTATAAATCAACAATACCTTTAAATCAACATTTctttatgtttctttcattcattacactgTCACCATATACAGAAGT
This window encodes:
- the LOC142324686 gene encoding aminopeptidase N-like isoform X2 yields the protein MISLILGENLFQQGISSFFATNKDGFINSDLWKLLTIAGHRSGALSMNVRFQDVVDSWVVLTGFPVLVVDYNNNEEKVALHQEVISMDNPLILIENGCDDLHLGKDIIILANLPADQTDFYLFSQILKAVASSGRHRK